The Pseudoalteromonas arctica A 37-1-2 genome includes a region encoding these proteins:
- a CDS encoding amidase family protein: MIKTFTFSLLSVLAIFNAKAQELKTIDEIHSAYKNNSINAQQLTQNYIDRINKLNPHYNAVISLEPTAIAQAKTLDELAVKGTWAGPLHGIPVLLKDNIETKGTLPTTAGSLALKNNVTDNDAFVVKQLRNAGAIILGKANLSEWANFRSSYSSSGWSAVGGQTHNAHDVTRNPCGSSAGSAVAVALNFAPIALGTETDGSITCPASVNGVYAIKPSMGQVSRSGVVPLSSSQDSVGPMAHSLKDALLVLSVLQGEDSLDATTTGFELKTGNIKSKSSLIIGALPSDKFTVETQRLYAKQLQALQQAGHTVINVDITDNLDTLFADEYYILLYDFKAEINHYLANTPTQVAVKSLKALINFNIKNKKTEMPHFEQDILVQSQAIDLTNKQKYQETKERYRTLATTAIVNVYKNNKLDIVIAPTVSPAWKTDLVNGDNFNGSSSSLSAIAGTTHITLPVGKVSGLPVGLSIIANKEDEQAAYLYANIIDEVLSPGTKKPE, translated from the coding sequence ATGATCAAAACATTTACCTTTTCGTTGCTTAGTGTATTAGCAATTTTTAACGCTAAAGCACAAGAGCTAAAAACCATCGATGAAATTCACAGTGCATATAAAAATAATTCTATTAATGCACAGCAACTCACCCAAAATTATATAGACCGAATTAATAAACTTAATCCACACTATAATGCGGTTATTAGTTTAGAGCCTACAGCTATTGCTCAAGCTAAAACGTTAGATGAACTTGCCGTCAAAGGAACTTGGGCTGGGCCATTACATGGAATACCTGTACTTCTTAAAGATAATATAGAAACTAAAGGCACACTTCCCACAACGGCTGGCTCTTTAGCACTTAAAAATAACGTTACTGATAATGATGCTTTTGTTGTTAAACAACTACGTAATGCGGGCGCTATAATTTTAGGTAAAGCTAATTTAAGTGAGTGGGCAAATTTTCGTTCATCCTATTCATCTTCAGGCTGGAGTGCCGTAGGCGGACAAACACATAATGCGCACGATGTAACACGTAACCCATGTGGTTCTAGCGCAGGTTCTGCTGTTGCGGTAGCACTTAACTTTGCGCCTATAGCATTAGGGACTGAAACAGACGGTTCAATTACGTGCCCTGCCTCAGTAAATGGAGTGTATGCAATAAAACCGAGTATGGGCCAAGTATCACGCTCAGGCGTTGTGCCTCTTTCAAGTAGCCAAGATTCTGTAGGGCCGATGGCGCATTCACTTAAAGATGCGCTGCTGGTTTTATCAGTTTTGCAAGGTGAAGACTCCCTTGATGCGACAACTACAGGGTTTGAATTAAAAACAGGTAATATAAAATCAAAATCGTCACTTATTATTGGTGCACTGCCTAGCGACAAATTTACAGTTGAAACGCAGCGCCTTTATGCCAAGCAGTTACAAGCATTACAACAGGCTGGACACACTGTTATTAATGTAGATATTACTGATAACTTAGATACGCTATTTGCTGATGAATACTATATTTTACTTTACGACTTCAAAGCCGAAATTAATCATTACCTCGCAAACACTCCAACACAAGTGGCTGTTAAAAGCCTAAAAGCACTTATTAATTTTAATATTAAAAATAAAAAAACAGAAATGCCCCACTTTGAGCAAGATATCCTAGTTCAATCGCAGGCTATTGATTTAACTAACAAACAAAAATATCAGGAGACTAAAGAACGCTATCGCACTTTAGCAACGACAGCCATTGTTAATGTATATAAAAACAACAAGCTTGATATTGTTATAGCGCCTACAGTATCACCGGCCTGGAAAACAGACTTAGTTAATGGTGATAATTTTAATGGCAGTAGTAGTTCGTTATCTGCTATTGCTGGCACAACGCACATAACCCTACCGGTCGGAAAAGTAAGTGGTTTACCGGTTGGTTTGTCCATAATAGCAAATAAAGAGGACGAGCAAGCAGCTTATTTATACGCAAATATTATTGATGAGGTGTTATCACCAGGCACAAAAAAACCTGAGTAA
- a CDS encoding NAD(P)/FAD-dependent oxidoreductase, with protein MIRLTEIKLPLDHDEDAIGQAIVNKLKIQPEQLHSFNVFKRGYDARKKSAILLIYTLDIEVDNEAELLAAFEKDQHVKVAPDTNYKFVAQASENITERPVVIGFGPCGLFAGLLLAQMGFNPIILERGKEVRERTKDTFGFWRKRTLNTESNVQFGEGGAGTFSDGKLYSQVKDPKHYGRKVITEFVEAGAPDEILYVSKPHIGTFKLVTMIEKMRARIIELGGEIRFSTRVDDIHLDDGQVTGLTLSNGEQLNTRHVVLAVGHSARDTFDMIHKKGIYVEAKPFSVGFRIEHKQSMIDECRFGTNAGNPILGSADYKLVHHCDNGRTVYSFCMCPGGTVVAATSEKGRVVTNGMSQYSRSERNANSAIVVGISPEQDFPGNPLAGIDLQRKLEEQAYELGGSNYDAPAQLIGDFLKGKPSENLGEVQPSYTPGIKLTDLSKVLPQFAIDALREAIPAFNKQIRGFSTNDGLLTGVETRTSSPISIKRDKTFQSINTKGLYPAGEGAGYAGGILSAGIDGIKAAEAVALSMLENA; from the coding sequence ATGATACGTTTAACCGAAATAAAGCTGCCACTTGATCATGACGAAGATGCAATTGGTCAAGCAATTGTAAATAAACTAAAAATCCAACCAGAACAATTGCACAGTTTTAATGTGTTTAAGCGTGGTTATGATGCACGTAAAAAATCAGCTATTTTACTGATTTATACACTCGATATAGAAGTTGATAACGAAGCCGAGCTACTCGCGGCATTTGAAAAAGACCAACATGTAAAAGTAGCGCCAGACACAAACTATAAATTTGTAGCCCAAGCCAGCGAAAATATAACAGAGCGCCCTGTTGTGATTGGTTTTGGCCCTTGTGGTTTATTTGCAGGCTTATTACTTGCTCAAATGGGCTTTAATCCCATTATATTAGAGCGCGGTAAAGAGGTACGTGAACGTACAAAAGACACGTTTGGCTTTTGGCGTAAACGCACACTTAATACCGAATCAAATGTACAATTTGGTGAAGGTGGCGCAGGTACATTCTCAGACGGTAAGTTATACAGCCAAGTAAAGGATCCAAAACATTACGGTCGTAAAGTCATTACTGAATTTGTAGAAGCAGGCGCACCCGATGAAATTTTATACGTAAGTAAGCCACACATTGGTACGTTTAAACTTGTCACCATGATTGAAAAAATGCGCGCTCGTATAATAGAACTAGGCGGCGAAATTCGCTTTAGCACACGTGTTGACGATATTCATTTAGACGACGGGCAAGTAACAGGTTTAACGCTTTCAAATGGCGAGCAACTAAACACTCGCCATGTTGTATTAGCCGTTGGTCACAGCGCACGTGACACGTTTGATATGATCCACAAAAAAGGGATTTATGTTGAAGCAAAGCCATTCTCAGTCGGTTTTAGAATCGAACATAAACAATCAATGATCGATGAATGTCGTTTTGGCACAAATGCAGGAAACCCAATTTTAGGCTCTGCCGATTATAAACTTGTTCATCATTGCGACAATGGCCGCACAGTTTACAGCTTTTGTATGTGCCCAGGTGGCACAGTAGTCGCTGCAACCTCTGAAAAGGGCCGCGTTGTTACCAACGGTATGAGCCAATATTCACGAAGTGAGCGCAACGCTAACAGCGCTATTGTGGTAGGTATTTCTCCAGAGCAAGATTTCCCAGGTAATCCACTTGCTGGAATAGACTTACAACGTAAACTTGAAGAGCAAGCGTATGAGCTTGGTGGTAGCAACTACGATGCACCAGCCCAGTTAATTGGCGACTTTTTGAAAGGTAAACCATCAGAAAACTTAGGTGAAGTACAACCCTCTTACACACCCGGTATTAAGTTAACTGACTTGAGTAAAGTGCTACCACAATTTGCTATTGATGCCCTTCGCGAAGCGATACCAGCGTTTAATAAACAAATTCGCGGCTTTTCAACTAACGACGGTTTACTAACCGGCGTTGAAACACGTACTTCGTCGCCTATTAGTATTAAGCGTGATAAAACATTCCAAAGTATTAACACCAAAGGGCTTTACCCTGCAGGTGAAGGCGCAGGCTACGCTGGCGGTATTTTATCAGCGGGTATTGATGGTATTAAAGCGGCTGAAGCGGTCGCACTTTCTATGTTAGAAAACGCTTAA
- the fdxA gene encoding ferredoxin FdxA produces the protein MAFVVTENCIKCKYTDCVSVCPADAFFEGPNFLAISPIDCIDCGLCVPECSADAIYQEDELPESQKEFAELNAELALVWPRITEVKPAPEDADIWNGIDDKLKLLET, from the coding sequence ATGGCGTTTGTAGTCACCGAAAATTGTATAAAATGTAAGTACACCGATTGCGTATCAGTGTGCCCAGCAGATGCATTTTTTGAAGGCCCTAATTTTTTAGCAATTAGCCCGATTGATTGTATCGATTGTGGTTTATGTGTCCCTGAGTGTTCAGCTGATGCTATATACCAAGAAGATGAATTACCAGAATCTCAAAAAGAGTTTGCTGAATTGAATGCTGAACTTGCACTGGTCTGGCCGCGCATTACAGAGGTTAAACCTGCACCAGAGGACGCTGATATATGGAATGGCATAGACGATAAACTTAAACTACTCGAAACATAA
- a CDS encoding carbohydrate binding family 9 domain-containing protein, whose product MQYFITIIKKFTFLFLSFVLLLSSLDVAASKQQVSLSRIDSNITIDGVMDEAHWQNATRIPLLYQDEPNEKGTPPVKTDAFIYEDGTNLYVAFIAEDPNPEQIRASLRDRDTLWEDDVVILVIDTFNDERSGYEFHVNPLGAQGDIRMTDTDGWSSDTSWNAIWDSAGQINEKGYVVEMRIPFKALRFPENKKELTWGFSVMRNYQRDVLYQLSNMGFDRNIKCSLCQFDKLVGFSDIESSKNIQLTPTLTALRNDNKSELPGNWDNGDIDTEVGLDLRWGLTKDAVLNATINPDFSQVETDSLELDVNTTFSIYYAEKRPFFLDGASYFKSSLFELLYTRTIAEPTLGAKLTGKTGDHSYALMLADDDNSNILLPTNQGSGFASLNEKTNAAAGRYQYDLGQQGTIGLSSTHRESDDYHNTVLSVDGSYWFNQSDTLLYQVSSADTRNSEFLIQNYNLSETQSDEAYALELTRDKRDYKLFASYENIGQDYRTDLGYQAKVDYEKVGFGGGQTWYRDESDLLTSWSYEADWDKTWAQNGDLLEEEYEGFLSFKGQKQSIFEIGLVHRYENYNDNFYNQNIGFIYTGFKPTKDLKLSLYIEYASRIDYANEQLGDAFDTQTQVVWDINDHWQLDVKHNYSQLDNPQGKRVFTANLVDFRLHYKFSMRSILKLILQFEDIDRDENAYFYQVSQINKDYGSQLVYSYKINAQTLFYLGYSDRGYQDDSLKNIERDQRTLFTKVSYAWQL is encoded by the coding sequence ATGCAGTACTTTATAACTATAATAAAAAAATTTACTTTCCTATTTTTAAGTTTCGTTTTATTACTCTCAAGCCTTGATGTAGCGGCTAGTAAACAGCAAGTATCCTTATCTCGTATTGATTCAAATATCACTATTGATGGTGTTATGGATGAAGCGCACTGGCAAAATGCGACACGTATACCTCTACTCTACCAAGATGAGCCTAACGAAAAAGGCACACCTCCTGTAAAAACTGATGCCTTTATTTACGAAGATGGCACAAACTTATATGTTGCCTTTATTGCAGAGGATCCAAACCCTGAACAAATTCGTGCATCACTTCGTGACCGCGATACGCTATGGGAAGACGACGTAGTCATTCTTGTTATTGATACATTTAATGATGAACGCAGTGGTTATGAATTTCATGTAAATCCCCTTGGCGCACAAGGCGATATAAGAATGACCGATACCGATGGGTGGAGCTCAGATACCTCATGGAATGCTATTTGGGATAGCGCGGGACAAATTAACGAGAAAGGTTACGTTGTTGAAATGCGTATTCCTTTTAAGGCACTGCGCTTTCCTGAAAATAAAAAAGAGCTAACGTGGGGTTTTTCAGTAATGAGAAACTACCAACGTGATGTTTTATATCAGCTATCAAATATGGGATTTGATAGAAATATAAAATGTAGCCTTTGTCAGTTTGATAAGTTAGTGGGTTTTAGCGATATTGAATCGAGTAAAAATATTCAATTAACACCTACATTGACAGCACTTCGTAACGATAATAAATCTGAATTACCGGGTAACTGGGATAATGGTGATATAGATACCGAAGTGGGCTTAGATTTGCGCTGGGGTTTAACCAAGGACGCTGTTTTAAATGCGACTATCAACCCAGATTTTTCGCAAGTAGAAACAGACTCTTTAGAGCTCGATGTAAATACAACCTTTTCTATTTATTATGCTGAAAAACGTCCTTTCTTTTTAGATGGAGCTTCTTACTTTAAAAGCAGTTTATTTGAGCTTTTATATACACGTACAATTGCAGAGCCTACTTTAGGTGCAAAATTAACGGGTAAAACGGGTGATCATAGTTATGCGTTAATGCTCGCTGATGACGACAATAGTAATATTTTACTGCCAACGAATCAGGGCTCTGGCTTTGCAAGCTTAAACGAAAAAACGAATGCTGCCGCAGGGCGTTATCAATATGATCTAGGTCAGCAGGGTACTATTGGCCTTTCAAGCACGCACAGAGAAAGTGATGACTATCACAACACTGTATTATCAGTGGATGGTAGCTACTGGTTTAATCAATCGGATACTCTTTTGTATCAAGTATCATCTGCTGATACACGTAACTCTGAATTTTTAATTCAAAATTATAACTTATCTGAAACTCAGTCAGATGAAGCATATGCCCTGGAACTTACCCGCGATAAACGTGATTACAAATTATTTGCATCTTATGAAAATATTGGGCAGGACTACCGCACCGATTTAGGTTATCAAGCTAAAGTCGATTATGAAAAAGTAGGCTTTGGTGGCGGACAAACATGGTACAGAGATGAATCTGATTTACTTACCTCATGGTCATACGAAGCTGACTGGGATAAAACGTGGGCGCAAAACGGCGACTTACTTGAAGAAGAATACGAAGGCTTTTTAAGCTTTAAAGGCCAAAAACAATCTATTTTTGAAATTGGTTTAGTGCACCGCTATGAAAACTATAACGACAATTTTTATAATCAAAATATTGGTTTTATTTATACGGGCTTTAAACCCACTAAAGATTTAAAGCTTTCGTTATATATTGAATACGCTAGCCGCATTGATTATGCAAATGAGCAATTAGGCGACGCGTTTGACACTCAAACCCAAGTGGTTTGGGACATTAACGACCATTGGCAACTCGATGTAAAGCATAACTACAGTCAATTAGACAACCCGCAAGGGAAGCGGGTGTTTACTGCTAACTTGGTCGACTTTAGACTTCATTATAAATTTAGCATGCGTTCAATTCTTAAATTAATTTTACAATTTGAAGATATTGATAGAGACGAAAATGCCTACTTTTATCAAGTTAGTCAAATTAACAAAGACTACGGTAGTCAGCTTGTTTACTCATATAAAATTAATGCACAAACGTTGTTTTATTTGGGTTACTCAGATAGAGGTTACCAAGACGATTCACTTAAAAATATTGAGCGGGATCAACGTACCTTATTTACAAAAGTTAGCTATGCATGGCAGCTTTAA
- a CDS encoding Sbal_3080 family lipoprotein produces the protein MKTLKITVAAAMVATLAGCAAKQDITRFETNKPKTVCIAEHKAVKEGVIDAMKKGFAKHEVETRVIPANYVLQHQDYQTELPDADTTGCNAVAYYVANWRWDLALYMAYANIWIKDVETNEKIAQASYRTGGGLDKFIDAEEKIIELIDGMY, from the coding sequence ATGAAAACTTTAAAAATAACAGTTGCAGCTGCAATGGTTGCTACCTTGGCGGGTTGTGCGGCCAAGCAAGACATTACTCGCTTTGAAACAAACAAACCTAAAACAGTGTGTATTGCTGAACATAAGGCTGTTAAAGAGGGGGTTATTGATGCGATGAAAAAAGGTTTTGCAAAGCATGAGGTAGAAACCCGAGTTATTCCTGCTAATTATGTATTGCAGCATCAAGACTACCAGACTGAGTTACCAGATGCAGACACAACAGGGTGTAATGCCGTTGCTTACTACGTAGCAAATTGGCGTTGGGATTTAGCGCTCTATATGGCATACGCAAATATTTGGATTAAAGACGTTGAAACGAATGAAAAAATAGCGCAAGCATCTTATCGCACCGGTGGTGGACTGGATAAGTTTATAGACGCCGAAGAAAAAATTATAGAGCTTATTGACGGTATGTATTAA
- a CDS encoding putative bifunctional diguanylate cyclase/phosphodiesterase, which yields MNKFKPLGFIFLIIILFCFCINIGLTNQINRINLFSTSIDIRNFEITNTSLDMAPWYNPILNGHYIIEQPTADFLLIKTTDTQFVAADSSKLIIMTLASPINFLLLCILIFGSGLYLRRERRKRHYKNQIAELNLQANSLLTAFNLQVKPAENPLGVSSLSQSINSLNTHVANYVKQTQTSICQDKLTLLIDRHAYIEHIDRQINHANQEELKCALLFIDLDGFKQVNDSFGHSFGDEILVQVASRLANVLRHHKLSNINSANQLEQNLSRLGGDEFSIFIELLDDSDRVVEIAKHVLSELEKDFVLGNKIVKISASIGIAAYPESASTPQALLQLADVAMYRAKSDGKGIFKVYSPEMGNKMRRYHYLLEELRLAVACKDFYLSFQPIVHVEDCMIDYFEALTRWDHPVEGMIPPSEFIPIAEESNLILELGDWIMLESCRQMAAWHNAGMRKVKISVNVSGIQLKHRDIYDWVMKKLKKTGLPATSLMLEITESTFIKASPRIIKELSRLREEGITIAIDDFGTGFSSLSTLADLPIDVIKIDRSFIAQANKSQKYNDILNTISELGQKLGLKIVAEGVEEIGQFELVKKMGVSSVQGYLVSRPESSVNVGNKVLRNNTSNLSASGTSAWDIFSS from the coding sequence ATGAATAAATTTAAACCACTTGGTTTTATTTTCTTAATCATAATTCTATTTTGTTTTTGCATAAATATAGGGTTAACGAATCAGATTAACCGTATAAATCTATTTAGTACCAGTATTGATATACGAAATTTTGAAATAACGAATACCTCTCTTGATATGGCTCCTTGGTATAATCCGATATTAAATGGCCACTATATAATTGAGCAGCCCACAGCTGATTTTTTGCTTATTAAAACCACTGACACCCAGTTTGTAGCTGCTGATTCAAGTAAGTTAATTATAATGACACTTGCATCACCTATTAATTTTTTACTTTTATGTATCTTAATATTTGGTTCTGGCCTGTACTTACGCAGAGAGCGTAGAAAGCGTCATTATAAAAATCAAATAGCGGAGCTTAATCTTCAAGCCAATAGCTTACTCACTGCATTTAATTTGCAAGTAAAACCGGCAGAGAATCCTTTGGGTGTAAGCAGCTTAAGCCAATCAATAAATAGTTTAAATACGCATGTGGCTAATTACGTAAAACAAACACAAACAAGTATATGCCAAGATAAACTGACGTTGTTAATTGACCGCCATGCGTATATTGAACATATCGACAGGCAAATTAATCACGCAAACCAAGAAGAGCTGAAGTGCGCACTCCTGTTTATAGATCTTGATGGTTTTAAACAAGTAAACGACTCGTTTGGTCACAGTTTTGGTGATGAAATATTAGTTCAAGTTGCTAGCCGACTTGCGAATGTTTTACGCCACCATAAATTAAGTAACATAAATAGTGCTAACCAATTAGAGCAAAACTTATCAAGGTTAGGAGGAGACGAGTTCTCCATTTTTATAGAATTACTTGATGATAGCGACAGAGTCGTTGAAATTGCTAAGCACGTGCTAAGTGAGCTTGAAAAAGACTTTGTGCTTGGCAATAAAATAGTAAAAATTAGTGCCAGTATTGGTATTGCGGCTTACCCAGAAAGTGCATCAACGCCTCAAGCGCTTTTACAATTAGCCGATGTAGCTATGTATAGAGCTAAAAGTGATGGTAAGGGAATATTTAAAGTTTACTCGCCAGAAATGGGTAACAAAATGCGCCGTTACCATTATTTACTTGAAGAGCTGCGTTTAGCGGTTGCGTGTAAAGATTTTTACTTATCTTTTCAGCCAATTGTGCATGTTGAAGATTGTATGATTGATTATTTCGAAGCGCTTACACGCTGGGACCACCCAGTTGAGGGTATGATCCCTCCTTCAGAGTTTATTCCGATAGCAGAAGAGTCTAATTTAATATTAGAGCTTGGCGATTGGATTATGCTTGAATCGTGTCGGCAAATGGCTGCTTGGCACAATGCAGGTATGCGCAAAGTAAAAATATCAGTAAATGTTTCGGGCATTCAATTAAAGCACCGTGACATTTATGATTGGGTAATGAAGAAGCTAAAAAAAACCGGCTTACCGGCTACGTCTTTGATGCTAGAAATTACCGAATCAACTTTCATTAAAGCCAGTCCAAGAATTATTAAAGAGCTAAGCAGGCTAAGAGAAGAGGGGATTACTATTGCTATTGATGACTTTGGTACAGGTTTTAGTTCTTTAAGTACATTAGCGGATTTACCAATAGATGTTATTAAAATTGATCGCTCGTTTATAGCTCAAGCTAATAAAAGCCAAAAATATAATGATATATTAAATACAATTAGTGAGCTTGGACAAAAGCTCGGCCTTAAAATTGTAGCAGAAGGCGTTGAAGAAATTGGGCAGTTTGAACTCGTTAAAAAAATGGGTGTGAGCTCTGTTCAGGGATATTTAGTTAGCCGCCCTGAGTCATCGGTTAATGTCGGTAATAAAGTATTACGTAACAACACTAGTAACCTTTCAGCATCGGGTACAAGTGCGTGGGATATTTTCAGCAGTTAG
- a CDS encoding TorF family putative porin, translating to MNNKLKQLVVALPLALLSTTAAANWSTTITAASDYTFNGVSQTDSNPAIQGSLDYAFESGVYAGAWASNVDFGDDTDFELDAYIGKYVQLDEQFSVDYGIAYYTYQGNNSDGNYAEAYTKFGYASEYGQTELNFWYSWDYFGYDTGHVISMIAHTYELAPNHALRASFDISNSLDGDKFEWDEIKGDKSYHHYRLAYQTSYEGFGIEVAAENTSLDNDASDERIVLAVSRTFDF from the coding sequence ATGAATAACAAACTAAAACAACTTGTAGTAGCACTACCATTAGCACTTTTATCAACCACTGCAGCAGCCAATTGGTCAACAACAATCACTGCAGCGTCTGACTACACTTTTAATGGTGTAAGCCAAACAGATAGCAACCCTGCAATTCAAGGTAGCTTAGACTATGCCTTTGAAAGCGGTGTATATGCAGGTGCATGGGCTTCAAACGTAGATTTTGGTGACGATACCGATTTTGAACTTGATGCTTACATTGGTAAGTATGTACAACTTGATGAGCAATTTAGTGTTGATTACGGTATTGCTTATTACACTTATCAAGGTAATAACAGCGATGGTAACTACGCTGAGGCTTACACTAAGTTTGGTTATGCAAGTGAGTACGGCCAAACTGAGCTTAACTTTTGGTACAGCTGGGACTACTTTGGTTACGATACAGGGCATGTTATTTCGATGATTGCTCACACGTATGAGCTGGCTCCAAACCATGCACTACGTGCCAGCTTTGATATTTCAAACTCACTTGATGGTGATAAGTTTGAGTGGGATGAGATTAAGGGTGATAAATCATACCACCACTACCGCTTAGCATACCAAACAAGCTACGAAGGTTTTGGTATTGAAGTGGCCGCTGAAAACACAAGCTTAGATAATGATGCGTCTGATGAGCGTATTGTACTTGCTGTTTCTCGCACATTTGATTTTTAA
- a CDS encoding BCCT family transporter has protein sequence MTIWLNAGIIFTLLAIITILIKWGNVRVVGVTPVRTFTFIAILFTSGLDVGLIMFPLTEFAGYADIKASPEYAFANPLAIEFGYWGFLIWGFYFLTCFYFCVIEPKVKFFEIPWVKFINNVVIIGTCAFTAYLLLTNLPWYLPELGDGTSIVSEFYLIVFAAICFAVYSSTDIKYVRILSISTTWLFLALIAFMWAGAFVIGDSQMSAFTDNLGSIGTYFANINEFVLPLNDYHEFYLFWWFAWSIMIGQFTSRFVGGLKTYQVLGAMLIFPSIPIAIWFSVLYHYHEAGIPTQGIKNFAMVFVGIIFVINSLDSLVRLYTDNLNFTVKRLGKMKYMIGNVVALSLLTLLFKLEFLQIQWVGALVIGLFFICAAFIGYSKFKTVTNIDSSPKANAIDYTKIDTVH, from the coding sequence ATGACTATTTGGCTTAATGCAGGCATCATTTTTACCTTACTTGCTATTATCACTATTTTAATTAAATGGGGTAATGTTCGCGTAGTAGGTGTAACACCAGTTCGAACCTTTACGTTTATAGCAATACTATTTACTTCTGGCCTTGATGTTGGCCTTATTATGTTTCCTTTAACTGAGTTTGCAGGTTATGCAGACATAAAAGCAAGCCCAGAATACGCGTTTGCAAATCCACTGGCTATTGAGTTTGGCTACTGGGGATTTTTGATCTGGGGATTTTACTTTCTTACGTGCTTTTATTTCTGTGTAATAGAACCTAAAGTGAAATTTTTCGAAATTCCTTGGGTTAAATTTATCAATAACGTTGTAATTATTGGTACATGTGCATTTACCGCTTATTTGCTGCTTACAAACCTACCGTGGTATTTACCCGAACTAGGTGATGGAACAAGTATAGTTTCTGAGTTTTATTTAATTGTGTTCGCGGCTATCTGTTTTGCTGTTTACTCAAGTACTGATATTAAATACGTACGTATTTTAAGTATTTCTACTACGTGGTTATTTTTAGCTTTAATCGCCTTTATGTGGGCTGGCGCATTTGTAATTGGTGATAGTCAAATGTCAGCATTTACAGATAACTTAGGCTCTATTGGTACTTACTTTGCCAACATTAATGAATTTGTTTTACCGCTTAATGATTACCATGAGTTTTACTTATTCTGGTGGTTTGCGTGGAGCATAATGATTGGTCAATTCACATCGCGCTTTGTAGGCGGGCTTAAAACATACCAAGTATTGGGTGCTATGTTGATTTTCCCTTCTATTCCTATTGCGATTTGGTTTAGCGTACTTTATCACTACCACGAGGCGGGCATCCCGACTCAAGGTATTAAAAACTTTGCAATGGTGTTTGTAGGTATCATATTTGTAATTAACTCACTCGACTCGTTAGTACGTTTATATACAGATAACCTAAACTTTACCGTAAAGCGTTTAGGTAAAATGAAATACATGATCGGCAATGTTGTCGCTTTATCGTTACTTACATTATTGTTTAAATTAGAATTTTTACAAATTCAGTGGGTAGGCGCATTAGTTATTGGCTTATTCTTTATCTGTGCTGCTTTTATTGGTTACAGTAAATTTAAAACAGTAACAAATATAGACAGCTCACCAAAAGCAAACGCAATTGATTATACAAAAATAGACACAGTACACTAG